GCAGCCCGTCAACGTGCTTCGTACGGCTCGTCGCATGGCGTCCTATCTGCGCCCGCATTGGCGAGCGCAGCTGGGCGCCGTGCTGGCCTCCCTGGTGACGGTTGGCGCGGAGTTACCGACGCCGCTGCTCATCAAGGCGCTGGTCGACGATGTCGCGATCGGGGGCGACCTGAGCCTGCTGCCGCCGCTGCTCATCGCCATCGGCGCGCTGGCCATTGCAGGGTCGGCTGGCTACGTTGCCGCCAACTATCTCTTCACGAGCGCCGGCGAGCAGGCGGCCAACGTCCTGCGGCGAGCGCTGATGGACCAGGTGCTGCGCCTGCCGCTCGCCTACTTTCGCGGGCACCGCACCGGTGACACGGTGACCCACTTCACCGCCGACTCGGCCGCGATTGCCGAGGCCTACGAGCGCGCCTACGGCAAGGGGCTGTCCGCCGCCATCTCGGTGCTCGGCATCGTCATCGTGGTGGCGGTGATCGACTGGCGCTTCGGGGTGCTCGCCGCCATGCTGGTTCCGGTGTACATGCTGCTGCCGCGGCTTCGCCAAGGACACCACGTGCGCTCCGCGCAGCGCGTCCAAAGCGCCACCGGCGAGCTCGGCGGTCTGGCCACGGAACTCATTGCCGGCATGCGCGACATCCGCGCTTTCAATCGCCAGGCGTGGTCGCTCGAACGACTGCGGCGTCTGCTTCGCGAGTTGCGCGATGCGCGCGTGTATCAGGGCTTCGTTCGCGGCTGGACCTGGGTGACCACGACCATCTTCTGGATCGCCTACGCCGCGATCTTCCTCGTGCTGGCAGAGCCGATCTTCGGGGGCGAAGTGACGATCGGATTCGCGCTTGCGCTGGCGGGCTATCTCTCGTGGCTCAACCGAGAGGTGACCCCCATGACCATGTCCTACGTCGACCTGT
The genomic region above belongs to Chloroflexota bacterium and contains:
- a CDS encoding ABC transporter ATP-binding protein, which encodes MSQQPVNVLRTARRMASYLRPHWRAQLGAVLASLVTVGAELPTPLLIKALVDDVAIGGDLSLLPPLLIAIGALAIAGSAGYVAANYLFTSAGEQAANVLRRALMDQVLRLPLAYFRGHRTGDTVTHFTADSAAIAEAYERAYGKGLSAAISVLGIVIVVAVIDWRFGVLAAMLVPVYMLLPRLRQGHHVRSAQRVQSATGELGGLATELIAGMRDIRAFNRQAWSLERLRRLLRELRDARVYQGFVRGWTWVTTTIFWIAYAAIFLVLAEPIFGGEVTIGFALALAGYLSWLNREVTPMTMSYVDLLHAVGAARRLFDFLDTPAEDDAGDRKTLAATRGDVEFRGVGAAYMAGTPVLTDVSFRVSGGSTTAIVGPSGAGKSTVVNLLLRFLQPSAGEIRLDGQDIGAASATETRRHVGVVFQDPVLFHGSIADNIGFGRNGIGRREVAQAADIAAATDFIEATRDGFDTQVGERGLRLSGGQAQRIAVARAIAGDPR